The Sesamum indicum cultivar Zhongzhi No. 13 linkage group LG6, S_indicum_v1.0, whole genome shotgun sequence genomic interval AGTTACACAAGAACCAAGcaagaaaatatgttatttattttccatCACAATCAGCTTCCTATCTCTGTGAGACCAATCCAAAACTATTTTACAAAGACATGGAGTTCATTTGTTTTTACAAGTGAATAATACTGGGAGAcatcagaagaagaaaacacaaaCCATATGGAAAACAGATGTATTATACAGGAAGAGATGTATCCAGCGCAACTCAGTtacatttatcaattaaatgcTACCCATGTAAGTGTAACTTTGATATGTGGATTTCTATTATTTCCAGAAGTAGAAGATGACTGCAAAAAAACTTAtagcagaaaaaaaaaatggaaattgGCGATTTCTGCAGTGTCACAGATTATGTTGGCATCTCCTGTGCAAGAACAGatagcaacaaaaaaaaaacaaatgcactgaaacacaagaaaatcaagagaaCATAATATTGCATgcttatatataacaataagGGGCCAAACAAGGTGTCTTACTTGGAAAGTAGAGGAAGATCAAACAAGCGTACCTGCAAATTAGGCAAGCATCCAAAATGAAGAGGCTCAGCTCCTTGCCAAAATTCCTTGCTTTCAACAGAAAGCAAAGCTATATCACATTCTACGCCTCTTGCTAGGACCTGTAATTATGACTGAGTACAGCGTAAGTACCTCATCAAAGATACGCTATGAATTTCCACTTTCCTCTATCGGTTactttccttctttttcttctttctttttttttggtgtctTTACTTTCTCCTTGGGTCAGAAAGTGCACGTATGGTTACATTAATTCATTAGCATGCATCTGAGAGATTACTATTTAGTGTTTCTTCAAACTTAAAGATTTAGAGTAAAAAACCTTTGTTTTTATCTATCGTTCCGACCTCAGATGAGGATTGACATTATCTAACAGATCAAAGGCCAAATTTCAATAGACAGCATAAGATATCAGATTCATTCATTGCTTAGGCTTTCATCTTCATAAGTTGCTGGGTCATATATACCACTTTTGGCACTTGTCCGGTAATATTAGGAGGTTTCATGAAAAGAGTGAAAGTCGTATATATagtaaaagaagaatataatGGCAGTGGCTAGTCGAATCTCAAAGATGGCTACCTTGGCAACATACTTTGTATCATCCCCTCTTCTTTTCACTTTGACCTGcaaccaaacaaaaatttgaactagTAAACGAAGGACACTTATAGTGCAAATGAGGACAAAAAATCAATGAGGAAGCTGGTTAGGTTTGAATCCTTAATTGCCAATCCATTAGCTTAAATTCCATTGACTGGAGAATGGTACAAGAGCGCTAACATTCAAGACTtgcttaattttctaatagtattagaaaaatattagctAACAAGGAATAGGGTTTCAAATGACACTGGATTTTAAAGGAAATTGAAATCAAGGATAGTGAATATAGTAAATCATTGATTTTTCTGcccaaagattataaattCCTTAAAACTCCAAAACTAACCAATCAGATGTGGCCCACATGCAAACAGGGAGCATATAAGACATGCCTTAATACTGAGTCTTGTCAATAGGACACTGATGCAAAGATGGGTCATTTCCTTCCACTCAATACCTCAAGCATGTTATGATGCAACATGTGCATAAGCAAGAACAGAATGGAATCAAAAGTTCAGGTGTTACCTGTGTATTATGTTCAACACAGTGTGCATTTGTCAATAGCTTCCCATCCCCAATCATGAAAGCACTGCAGGGCATGCAAAAACTTTCATCAGTCTGAATCAAAAAGGGAGGTTGCAATTAAGAAGTTCAGAAATGCTTTTCAACTTAGGTTCAAGAAAAGATAACAGCTTCTTGCAAAATGAAACTCGGAGAAAAGGTGTCTCAGACATGCCTTCCTGTGCTTGTGTACTGTCGTTGTTTCTGCCAAGGAAGGGAATAGTCCGGGGCAGTATGAGTACAGTAAACCTAAATGGCAGGGaggaaaaaagaggaaaaagttAGCAAGGACGATAGCATATTAGAATTACAAAACAAGGATTTTCTACAACTTTCAGCACAAGTTCCTATTAAGACGTCATTTGAgactttaacaaaattatattgagGGAAGatacacaaaacaaaatacagataaaggaaaataaatatgaataccacaatttttttacatgTTGATAAGAAACCAAGTTTCACAAACATATATGAGTAATTGCAAACAGTATTCATTAATTAACTGAaccattaaatatttcatgctTGAATAAACTAAACACTGATGAAGAACATAAAAATGAGCATCCGAATTTTACaacatatatgaataattgCAGGCAATGCTCATTAACACCGTTAAAATTCATGTGTTAACTTCAAGCATCAAAAGAATGACCAATCAAAGCTTcatcaataaaagaattatagaaGTCATGTTTGCATCTAAATGATTTCAAGGTGTTTGggttgatattattttggtatataGAGAATAAAGCATACAAGGAGGGAAGTAACAAGTAAAAAATGAGTAGGCAAGGGCTCTAATGCAGAATGTAGGAAGCATAAGCCTGCAAGCAAAATGCAGGATCGAGAAAAAGTTCATTTTGTCTTTCTCATGTGTAAAAACAGGTGGAGAAAAAGTAAACTGCAGCTAAAGCCtaaggaaagaaaaagtaaaagaatgaTACTAATATaactacaatattaataaacagTAGATATTCACCTTAACAACAGCATTAAGGAAAGAAGCATTCTGAAGATTACCCGCCTCAACCTGGGAAAGGTAACTGATTAGGCTTGAGGACTGAAATGAAATCAGCTAAAATTGCCCGCAGTATTGCTACTAATAGTAAgtcagaaaataatatttgcacGAAATCATAAGCTTGTAATATTTCCATTTGTAGCATGTCggctaaaaatttaatagaaaagaGTGATAGAGATAATTACCAAATGTCAAATATAAGGATGACAGTTTCACAAGTAGCTGATAGGAAACAATAGATGAGCATcaataacttgaaaatttgCAGAGAATGTTTATTTATGCCAGGAAGACAACAAAGGTACTATTGAGTTCTACTAAAATCTTTCACATCAtcagtaaattacaatttacaagCAAGTTATTGAACAGCAATGACCAGATCATAATTGACTAATCCCTGGTTCTCAAGCACCATTCACCTCCACATCTCCTTCCCACccaaaaggaaaatgaacaCTTAGATAGATCATAAATGCACCTGCTGGCTTTATTGACAATGATTGAGGTTAATGGATCCAGGTACCTGTTGTTCCTTCAAGTCAACCAGAATTCCCTGGCTTTCTTTCTTCTGTACACCAAGTGATTTGAACACTGTTGATTGGGACCGTCCAGCTTTATTCCAATCACTTCTACCCTCAGAATTTGGAAAGGACCTTTCATCTCTTGATTTCAGCTTAAATTTCAGAGTGCTAACTTCATTCTGGAATCAAGAACAAGATATAAGGGGCTTAGTAGACATAGGCTAATCATTTTCATTAAGCAGGATATACAGGACTAGACTCTTTCACCAAAAGTATTCAAGGACAACATATAGAAGGGCATCATAAAATCATAAGATTATATTAGTCTTTTTCTTGAATACTATTATACTGGACTAGCCTCTACTAGAGAATGTATTCCAAAACAAGATATAAAAGATTTTCATACTCTTATACTTTTCCTCAAGTAAATAAACTAGTACATCTTCACAATAAAGCAACAAGAAATAATccaagaaaaacataaatggCTTTAGTAGAATTCCTACAATTCTTCCTTccataaaattgtattaatatgtGTTTATCTCAGTTCAAGAATCAATACTTCTCACTCAAAAAGAcaagaaaccaaaaatatcGGATACAAGAAAATAAGGCTCCGTCATACCTGAATGCCGAATTTACAGAGGGATTTCTTGGGTTTTCCTTGAATCGGAGCTTGATTCTGATCATCGGAGGGTTTACGAACACTAGACAAATAAGTCGGCCTACGCGAAGTGGAGAAGAGGCTGTAGGTGGTGGTGCAGCCGGTGGAGAACCAGCAGTTTGCGGCTGCGATTGCCATTAAACGTTCAACAATGAAGAGAGAGTGAAGTAGGTCTGCGGTTTCCTTATCCTTTTGTAACGTATATAAAAACGGTCAATTTGATTAGCGCACGCTTTGGCGCTCCCgtatttccttttttattagtgacataaatatttgaactcccctatataaaaattagtacaactttatttaattgattaccaatcattgtcttttttcttaaaagaataaaaattatattaaaatatcaatatttcaataaattgaacaaTTCAACACAATATAGATTCAACCAACACTTAAATATAactgaaaattattgaaataaatatcaataaattcatacaaaaataaatattcacgTGTTCGATAAGactgaaatttataatctttaaCTTGCTCATAATGCATTGTGATAGCCCCTCTATATTTCTTACACCGGCCTAACGCACACCCATCAACCCAATTGGTCTCAAATAGTTTGGCCCATGGACAAGTAAAAAAGGCCCACAAAGCcttttctcttatatttactAAATTCGCAAAGTCATTTTCAACTCGATACGTCATCAAACAACTAGACAGACCCATCATACAGATTATCAACACATTAGGATATATCACCTTAAAATGTCTCCAGCATGCTCCTAGCCGTCGGCAACCTTGCTAGTAACCAGTAAGTAACAAAATTCCAGAAGACTCAGACAGACTGAACAAGACTTAATCAAAATGTCATAACTCCTTCAAGATAAATCCAAATATTgagattctttttttgttatttagcTAACACATATACCATCCAATGACACCAAAAGTCACCTATAAATGGAGGCTCCATACAATCATTTAGTAACATTTACTCTCACACTTGAACTCTTACTCCTACACTCAACTCTCTATCGATTTTAGCAACTTTTAGCACACTTTTTGTACTccatacaaattatataacttttttcttcatatttcaCCATTACTCTCGCATCATTTCaagttttttcttcattttattcaataaacatTACTCAATTAAGTATCGAAGTGTTAACATCTGTTTTGCATTTAGTCTCcagtcaattttaaaatttgtctgAAGATCTTTCGATCTTTGTGGTGCGGCTGAAATCTAGTACATATCATAGTGCTAAattggttttttttattataaatttaagggacaattacactctcctcccctgaaatttagtgtaattacatgtagactTCCTtcgtttgagaaattacatctagcacccctgagatttgtttccgtctaacaaattagtatatccgctaatcaaaattcacataatttgctgatattaacaaaaaagttaaaaaaagggatctatatttacccccattgaattattactaatttattgcaagccaaataattttttttataatggagtggttatttcatcatggttggaggttatatgcatgtgtgtggatgggttgccttggaggcaaacttgggagttattaattttgaatttaattatatgtaataaaactacacacatatcatgcATAACCATTAACATGAGCCAAGAAATTTGCGCCTTTTTGtctctttcaaaatattctccttttgttctatattaaattggatttaagttagaacataaagcAATCCAAAAGCATtatgtttggagttgtttttctttttattctttgttatatctagcaatagaaaaagaactatatctattccattATGTGGTGTGGATAACTTAGAGATTCtagtttaaattttcaagTGAACATAACGggagaacgtaaagggaacaacgcaTGTTGTTGCTcaaatatagaaagaaaaaggtaaaattttatgttttttttttctatgctttttgtttcatcctataggcacttgtctagcatatttatatgtttattattatacttttgataAACTCCAAATGCCCggaaatttcaaagggaacacccatttgaaccattttaatttttttatttcatgttcCGATGCATTCCCgagccataccgattctttgacaagtatacaacaaaattatgGTTGGTTGAATAAGAAAAAGGTTGAATGCAAATAATTGATGTTGTGTTTGTACAAGTAGATACTAGTGGTTCTAGTGGCACGGTGCCAGACATTGGTACAATGCAAATGATGTGATGAGAAAGGAGGGTagattttacatatataaaagcaAGAGAATTCTCATCTCTAGTTGAGGAGTAAAATAAGAGAGAGATTTGATGGGTTCTAAAAGCGACCTGCTTGTTTGCACAGCTTTAGAATGTGAAAGTGGAGAAGAAATGTTGAGTGCGATGGAGTTAGCCAAGAAAGAAGGAGCAGATATTGTGGAACTCTGCGTTGCTTCCATGTCTTTCTCCCACATTTCGGAGCTTGAACGCCTCTTCACCCTCAGAACCTTACCCTCCATTCTCTCTTTCGGGTATTTGTTTTCTCCGAAATTTTGGTCTTATTCCATAATGCTGGATTCCTTGCTATTTCCGtacttgaattttatttgatggTCTTAAGTTATAATACAGTAATTAGAGTtgttttcatcaatatttccACCTTTAGAACAGCCTATTATTGTGTTTAAATTCAAGCATcccatttgtttttctttttctcgttcgaatttgtataaaagcaaaagaaaaatctttaaGTTTTAACCGGGGTGGGTGGCTCTTGATTGATGCGCTCTCATGGTAGATAGGTCAcaccaaaaatatttctacTTTGGATGCATACGGACAGAGTTTGGAAATGTTCCTTTCCCAAAATAAAACTAGCAGACAACCACTTATTGCACACAGTTCAAATATCTAAATAtctaaattgataaataatgtTTGATATttcaaagtattttataaataaaaataaattatataaactactaaaattaatctaaaatattatcaatataataaaaaaattggtgtagcgtataaaattaagtagagttacttttctttaaaataataataataattgcagttactctctaattaatttgatgatgatttaatttgcaaatactaatatatatatatatattgaaaataatataattattcaaagcATGAGggatatttttgtccaacCAAAAGggtaagtgttatatttgttaatttaatgaGATAAATGCTACATTAGGAATAGTTCAAGgggcaaaatgtattttaccctttttttttatattaatatttgttgaaaaacATGACCAAATTCGGTAGGCCCAAATCCACAGCCCCAACCCACCACTTGGAAAGCCTGACTCGTCCCACCGACCCGATCAACCTATTACCTGACTCGGTTCCCATTTTTAAATGATTGAAACCCTTCGACTTCTTATTCTTTTCCCTTGACAGCATTTATTCACCTTCCTCGTATTCTTCCCTCTTTCTCGTTTTTTTGCGCAATCATCAATGGCTTCTCCCTATTTATTCACTGCCttcgaaaagaaaaaataaaagacatagGTAAACTTGAGTGGTTTGATGGTGCCTCAGTGGCGTGGGTTAGCCTTGGTGATTGTCGTCCCTTGGTGGGTTTGAACAACCGGTGGTTGGGTTGTCGGCCTTTGTTGCTGTGAGCTTCCCCATCGGATCCGCCTCCCTGagccaaaattatttatcattgttGTGTTTTCTCACTgttcctattaatttataataattgttatattagtttatattctgctataataattatatttttttgtcggCTCACTGTAAGAATAAACTTCCACCAATATTGATGAAGTATTTACCATTGTTAGTATTGGGATTATGATATGATGAGCGTCGGCCTCAATTTATTATAACGACGACTTTTCTCAGGCCCGATGACCTTAAACAGCCATGCACAAGATGCTCTGAGAGTACACGGTTAGAAATTCTAAGACGGGCCGTTGAATTAGACATCGAATTTGTCGAAATTTACCATCAGGTCCGTCACCAATACcccaattctctctctctccttctttttcttttcttttctttttttttttttttgtttggccATTGTAAGGAAGAAAAAGGAGATACTAAGGAAAGTTAATGATCACTTTTTCTTTAAGTGTATAAGTGTATACCAACCACACGACAATAAATATATCGTGTTGGATCACTGTTTAGATTCGACCAAACTCgatttgagttaaaattttccaactaTTGTTTATGTTGCAGGTGTGTACTAAGGAGTTGATTAATGAGCTCAAGAGACAAAGATCAAAGACGAGGATTATAGTATCAAATCATGTAAATAAAGGAGGTTTTACCAGAGAAAAACTCGCTGACTTGATCATTGGCATGCAATCTACGGATGCAGATATCATTAAACTTGTGATCAATGTCGAGTCTATTACAGATGTAGCGCCTCTCTTCCACATGCTCACACATTGTCAGGTACCACTTATTGCTAGAGCAATGGGAGAAAGAGGTCTGATCAGCCAACTCTTGGGGCCAAAATATGGTGCTTCCATGATATTTGGATCTTTAGGGGGCAAATTTGTACCTGGCTTGCCACCTCTAGTTAGCATCAAACATGTATATAAGTTAGAAAATATGAATGCAGACACGAAAATCTTCGGTGTTGTCTCGAATCCCGTAGGCCATAGTAAAGGCCCTCTTCTGCATAATCCTGCATTCAGACAGACAGGGTATAATGGGATTTACGTACCGCTTTTAGTCGATGACATAAAGGAATTCTTCAGAGTCTACTCCTGCAATGACTTTGCTGGTTTCAGGTATGTGCTGTTTGCCACAAAGATGTCTTTTTTTCATGTATTAGATCGTATTTTCGTGCATATCTAAAGTGTGGAGTTGTTTGTAGTGTGGGAATACCGCACAAAGAGACTGCCGTGAGTTGCTGTGATGAAGTTCATCCTCTTGCTCTGGTATGTTTCCAAGTTTCAATTGTGCTGCAGAAACCGGGAGATCACTTACATGGTTTGTATTTTTCAGTCAATAGGAGCAGTAAACACCATTGTTCGGAGGCCTATGGATGGGAAGCTTGTCGGTTATAATACCGATTGTGAGGCTTGTATAACTGCTATTGAAGATGCATTTAGAGGTATCTGTCTCCTCTCTGTTTGCTGTCAATAAGGTGTATAGTTATCTAAGCATAGCTCGGTTATTGACATTGAGACTCTTGAATCAGAACGTTTTGTCCGAAATGGAGAAGCATTGCATGTTTCACCAATTGCTGGAAAATTGTTTGTATTGGTTGGAGCCGGTGGAGCTGGAAGAGCAATAGCGTTTGGTGCTAGGAGCAGAGGGGCCAGAGTTGTTATATTCAACCGCAATTTTGGTAGGAACTTAACTCAAAGTAAAGCCTGGGGATTGAGTTTCCATCTGCAATGGCTATGAACTAATTCTACTTTTCCTCTGTGTAAAGAAAGGGCTAAGGCTCTTGCAATGGCAGTGTCCGGTGAAGCTCTGCCATATGAAAGCTTAAACGACTTCCGGGCTGAGAAAGGAATGATTCTTGCAAATGCTTCTGCTGTGGGTATGGAGCCAAATACAGATCAAACTCCTGTGTCCAAGGTTTTGTATCCTCCTCAGCCATTGGAGAGTAGCCCTTTTGATGTATGTGGAACTAACTTATACTAATTGGATAGTGCATCTCCATTTGCCTTTTAGGTTGCTTTAAAATCATATGAACTGGTTTTTGATGCGGTTTATACGCCAAGAAACACCCGGCTATTGCAAGAGGCTGCAGAGGTTGGAGCCACAGTTGTGAGCGGTGTAGAGATGTTCATCAGACAGGCTCTTGGCCAGTTTAAACTGTTCACGGGTGGATTAGGTACTCAACTAGCTCTCATTTCTCGTTTGCTCGTTTCCAATTTAAATCATATAGTGATATGCATTACTTTTGCCAAATGTGTTGGCAATTTTTTCCCTCGTTCCAGCACCAGAAGATTTCATGCGCAAGATTGTACTAGAGCAATTTTGATGCAGATCTATCGTAACAGCCGTCTAGATAAACATGCTCAGAAGAAGACTGTTTGGTGAGATATGAAATGTATAACCATGCTACTGGAATTTTCGGCAACAGGATTTGGATCCTTTATGTAATCATCACCTTCTTTAGAAGTCTACTCAATTTGCATTAGTCACAAACATATATGGTTTATAGCAGCAATACTGTTCTCCAAGAGTTCAGAAACTGTGCCTCTTTTGCAACATATTCTGAtatctcttttccttttcccccCGACCAAACAGATCTTGTTCATCCTTTTACTACATATGACCTACTCTGCGGCTGTCTCAATCAATCTTTACCATAGCCCACCGGTGATCTCATCAGTCTCTTCTTACGTTATTTGGTACTCTCTGTAATTTTCCTAAAACCGACCAAATAGCTCTAAACTCTCGCCAATAAAAATggacaagaaagaaaaaaacaaaaggaagcTGGCAAACTTCATCAGAGTTGATCACCTGTGGGGAGACTTAAACTCTTGATTGATGTGAAACCACCGTCGACTACCAGATTATGCCCACTAACAAACTTGGCATCATCAGATGCAAGAAACAAAGCAGCATTTGCTATGTCGCTCGGTTCACAAAAAGCTCCCCGCAGCACACTGAAATCGTGTACCATCTTCACCAGCTTCTGTGCATCAACCCCGGGATAGTACTTCTTCAGTTCTTCCATCACAAAGGGAGTTGGAATAGCCATAGGGGATATGCAGTTGATCCTAATCCCATGACTGCACAGCTCTGATGCGGCTGACTTCACAATCCCAATCACACTGCTCTTTGATATGGAATAAGTATGCTGTGCTAGCCCTCCCATTAGGCCTGTGACACTTGCGGTGCAAAGGATAACCCCACTCTGCCTCGGGATCATGACACGGGCCGCGTGCTTGAGCCCGGCCAGGACTCCCCGGACATTGATCGCCATGA includes:
- the LOC105163190 gene encoding zerumbone synthase isoform X2 — encoded protein: MLRAGFSKLEGKVALITGAASGIGKETATKFINDGAKVVLADIQKDQGQQTARELGPNAAFIPCDVTRESDVSQAVDFTVSKHGQLDIMYNNAGIACHTPPSVVDLDLATFDRVMAINVRGVLAGLKHAARVMIPRQSGVILCTASVTGLMGGLAQHTYSISKSSVIGIVKSAASELCSHGIRINCISPMAIPTPFVMEELKKYYPGVDAQKLVKMVHDFSVLRGAFCEPSDIANAALFLASDDAKFVSGHNLVVDGGFTSIKSLSLPTGDQL
- the LOC105163190 gene encoding zerumbone synthase isoform X1; its protein translation is MLRAGFRKCFILRVLVAPTSHRQFSAHPGSKLEGKVALITGAASGIGKETATKFINDGAKVVLADIQKDQGQQTARELGPNAAFIPCDVTRESDVSQAVDFTVSKHGQLDIMYNNAGIACHTPPSVVDLDLATFDRVMAINVRGVLAGLKHAARVMIPRQSGVILCTASVTGLMGGLAQHTYSISKSSVIGIVKSAASELCSHGIRINCISPMAIPTPFVMEELKKYYPGVDAQKLVKMVHDFSVLRGAFCEPSDIANAALFLASDDAKFVSGHNLVVDGGFTSIKSLSLPTGDQL
- the LOC105163191 gene encoding bifunctional 3-dehydroquinate dehydratase/shikimate dehydrogenase, chloroplastic-like isoform X2; translation: MGSKSDLLVCTALECESGEEMLSAMELAKKEGADIVELCVASMSFSHISELERLFTLRTLPSILSFGPDDLKQPCTRCSESTRLEILRRAVELDIEFVEIYHQVCTKELINELKRQRSKTRIIVSNHVNKGGFTREKLADLIIGMQSTDADIIKLVINVESITDVAPLFHMLTHCQVPLIARAMGERGLISQLLGPKYGASMIFGSLGGKFVPGLPPLVSIKHVYKLENMNADTKIFGVVSNPVGHSKGPLLHNPAFRQTGYNGIYVPLLVDDIKEFFRVYSCNDFAGFSVGIPHKETAVSCCDEVHPLALSIGAVNTIVRRPMDGKLVGYNTDCEACITAIEDAFRERFVRNGEALHVSPIAGKLFVLVGAGGAGRAIAFGARSRGARVVIFNRNFERAKALAMAVSGEALPYESLNDFRAEKGMILANASAVGMEPNTDQTPVSKVALKSYELVFDAVYTPRNTRLLQEAAEVGATVVSGVEMFIRQALGQFKLFTGGLAPEDFMRKIVLEQF
- the LOC105163191 gene encoding bifunctional 3-dehydroquinate dehydratase/shikimate dehydrogenase, chloroplastic-like isoform X1, coding for MGSKSDLLVCTALECESGEEMLSAMELAKKEGADIVELCVASMSFSHISELERLFTLRTLPSILSFGPDDLKQPCTRCSESTRLEILRRAVELDIEFVEIYHQVCTKELINELKRQRSKTRIIVSNHVNKGGFTREKLADLIIGMQSTDADIIKLVINVESITDVAPLFHMLTHCQVPLIARAMGERGLISQLLGPKYGASMIFGSLGGKFVPGLPPLVSIKHVYKLENMNADTKIFGVVSNPVGHSKGPLLHNPAFRQTGYNGIYVPLLVDDIKEFFRVYSCNDFAGFSVGIPHKETAVSCCDEVHPLALSIGAVNTIVRRPMDGKLVGYNTDCEACITAIEDAFRERFVRNGEALHVSPIAGKLFVLVGAGGAGRAIAFGARSRGARVVIFNRNFERAKALAMAVSGEALPYESLNDFRAEKGMILANASAVGMEPNTDQTPVSKVALKSYELVFDAVYTPRNTRLLQEAAEVGATVVSGVEMFIRQALGQFKLFTGGLGTQLALISRLLVSNLNHIVICITFAKCVGNFFPRSSTRRFHAQDCTRAILMQIYRNSRLDKHAQKKTVW